A genomic window from Anthocerotibacter panamensis C109 includes:
- the tyrS gene encoding tyrosine--tRNA ligase — protein sequence MSLATRGVVEIFPGGAATLEQRITPAGQPLRVKLGVDPTRPDLHLGHMVALNKLRQFQDLGHVAVLIIGDFTALIGDPTGRSEARPRLTPEAVAQNAATYLDQARKVLDFDTPGRLEIHRNSEWLARLDLSKIIDLLATMTLQQMLAKEGFRERYDQQQPVYLHEFLYPLMQGYDSVAVRADLELGGTDQKFNLAVGRDLQIHYGQIPQLCLLVPLLVGLDGVKKMSKSFGNYVGISEDPLTMYQKLEKVPDALVASYFSLLTTVDLSTLPQEPRARQRELARTLTALLHGPAAAEQAQKDAFNLTQGQTDLADNVPEFSLEKLEFPALFTQVLKAADLFTSTSDARRRIQEGGVRLEGEKVTDVNLRIERSEVLANKIVQVGKKVTMRFVRENAPEPINH from the coding sequence ATGAGTCTGGCGACACGAGGCGTAGTTGAAATCTTTCCTGGGGGAGCAGCCACCCTGGAGCAACGGATTACACCTGCCGGACAGCCCCTTAGGGTAAAACTAGGGGTAGACCCAACACGCCCGGATCTGCATCTAGGGCACATGGTCGCCTTGAATAAGCTGCGTCAATTTCAAGATCTAGGCCATGTGGCGGTGTTAATTATCGGGGACTTCACCGCCCTCATCGGCGATCCCACGGGCCGTTCTGAGGCGCGACCCCGCTTGACCCCCGAAGCAGTGGCCCAAAATGCCGCAACCTATCTGGATCAGGCCCGCAAAGTCCTCGATTTTGATACCCCCGGTCGTTTGGAGATCCACCGCAATAGTGAATGGTTAGCCCGACTGGATCTCAGTAAAATTATTGACCTGTTAGCGACGATGACACTCCAGCAAATGCTCGCTAAAGAGGGCTTCCGGGAGCGCTATGACCAACAACAACCCGTCTATTTACACGAGTTTTTGTACCCATTGATGCAGGGCTATGATTCAGTAGCGGTCCGGGCGGATCTCGAGTTGGGCGGGACGGACCAGAAATTTAACTTAGCCGTAGGACGCGACTTGCAAATTCACTACGGTCAAATACCCCAACTTTGCCTGTTGGTTCCCCTCTTAGTCGGGCTTGATGGGGTCAAAAAAATGTCCAAATCTTTCGGTAACTACGTGGGCATCAGCGAAGACCCCCTGACGATGTACCAAAAGCTCGAAAAAGTCCCGGATGCCTTGGTAGCGAGCTATTTCAGCCTGCTCACCACCGTGGACCTGAGCACGTTGCCCCAAGAGCCCCGCGCCCGTCAGCGGGAACTCGCCCGCACGCTCACCGCACTCCTCCATGGACCTGCCGCCGCCGAACAGGCCCAAAAAGATGCCTTCAACCTCACGCAGGGCCAAACAGACCTTGCCGATAACGTCCCTGAATTCTCGCTAGAAAAGCTTGAATTCCCTGCTCTATTTACGCAAGTACTCAAGGCAGCGGACCTCTTTACGAGTACTTCTGACGCGCGGCGGCGGATTCAAGAGGGCGGGGTGCGCCTTGAAGGAGAAAAGGTGACCGATGTGAATTTACGCATCGAGCGCTCAGAGGTTTTAGCCAATAAAATCGTTCAAGTCGGAAAAAAAGTGACCATGCGCTTTGTAAGAGAAAATGCACCTGAACCCATAAACCATTAG
- a CDS encoding DUF3326 domain-containing protein: MPPLTTLLLIPTGIGASIGGFAGDGLPVARLLAQVSDVLITHPNVLNGAMLYWPMANTLYVEGYALDQFCRGTWALRPVHSNRVGVLLDQGLTPEQRIHHQNVLQGAQATLGLTLGPVLTTDEPVALNLSQARSGSSWGAISNPGTLLRAGEQVKHLGAQALALVVRFPEAGENGYSAGQGVDPIAGLEALLSHLLVRHLGIPCAHAPALDTPEPAIAHLRTSAESLGFTFLPCVLVGLSRAARYVVCHAAGDITVDQVDAVVLPASAFGGAGVLALAQREKPPIFIGVLENETRMQVTAASLGIQSYTVQNYWEVAGILACLKAGVEPASVRS, translated from the coding sequence ATGCCCCCCCTGACAACCCTACTGCTTATCCCAACAGGCATTGGAGCCAGTATTGGCGGCTTTGCTGGGGATGGTCTACCCGTCGCTCGCCTCCTTGCGCAGGTGAGCGATGTGCTCATTACCCATCCCAATGTCCTCAACGGGGCCATGCTCTACTGGCCGATGGCGAATACGCTGTATGTAGAAGGTTATGCTCTGGACCAGTTTTGTCGTGGAACGTGGGCCTTGCGCCCTGTGCATAGCAATCGGGTGGGCGTGCTCTTGGATCAGGGTCTGACCCCAGAACAAAGAATCCATCATCAAAATGTCCTTCAGGGGGCTCAGGCAACCTTGGGGCTGACCCTAGGTCCGGTGCTCACAACGGATGAGCCCGTGGCGCTAAACCTGTCTCAGGCCCGGAGCGGCAGTTCCTGGGGCGCGATCAGCAATCCGGGAACCCTCCTAAGAGCAGGCGAGCAAGTGAAGCACCTGGGGGCACAGGCTCTTGCCCTGGTGGTCCGCTTCCCGGAAGCGGGAGAAAATGGCTATAGTGCAGGCCAAGGCGTAGACCCCATCGCCGGTCTGGAGGCGCTCCTGAGCCACCTTTTGGTCAGGCATCTGGGTATTCCCTGCGCCCATGCCCCGGCGCTGGATACCCCGGAACCGGCCATTGCCCATCTGCGGACGAGTGCAGAGAGCCTTGGCTTTACCTTTCTACCCTGTGTCCTGGTGGGTTTGAGTCGGGCTGCGCGCTATGTAGTTTGTCATGCGGCGGGAGATATCACCGTAGATCAGGTGGATGCGGTGGTCTTGCCTGCTTCTGCCTTTGGGGGAGCTGGCGTGCTCGCTCTGGCTCAGCGGGAAAAGCCTCCCATTTTTATTGGGGTGCTGGAGAATGAGACGCGGATGCAGGTAACAGCAGCTAGTCTGGGGATTCAGAGCTATACGGTCCAAAACTATTGGGAGGTAGCAGGGATCTTGGCTTGTCTCAAGGCGGGGGTTGAGCCAGCCAGTGTGCGCAGTTAG